A genomic stretch from Chelmon rostratus isolate fCheRos1 chromosome 14, fCheRos1.pri, whole genome shotgun sequence includes:
- the mtmr2 gene encoding myotubularin-related protein 2 isoform X1 has product MEKSGSVDSLGSKRSSSRQPSVDSLSSTSTSRSDRSAQAKPPSAMSSDSVTTSAELSPELRVKPKTLAKQALRDSDKEEPQLLPNETVQDLAQDVTYFCPFIGALRGTVTVTNYRLFFKCMDREPAFVLDLPLGVVSRVEKIGSASSRGDVSYGLVCKDMRNLRFAHKQMEDTLRKSIFEVLMKFAFPVSNGLQIFAFEYGQVFPENGWKVYDALSEYKRQGIPNESWRITKVNDHYEVCDTYPSTLAVPVNIPDEELKRVAAFRAKGRIPVLSWIHPESQATVTRCSQPMVGVNGKRSKEDEKYLQAIMDANAQSHKLFIFDARPSVNAAANKMKGGGYESEDAYQNAELVFLDIHNIHVMRESLRKLKDVVYPNIEDSHWLSNLESTHWLEHIKLILAGALRIADKVESGKTSVVVHCSDGWDRTGQLTSLAMLMLDGYYRTIRGFEVLLEKEWLSFGHRFQLRIGHGDKNHTDADRSPVFIQFIDCVWQLTRQFPAAFEFNEYFLVTILDHLYSCLFGTFLCNSEQQRLKEEIPKRTVSLWSYINSQLEEFTNPLYVNYSNHVLFPAVSLRHLELWVGYYIRWNPRMRPQEPVHQRYKELLAKRAELQKRVDELQREVTNRSASSSSERAGSPTRSITPVQTFV; this is encoded by the exons ATGGAGAAGAGCGGGAGCGTCGACAGTCTGGGCTCGAAGCGCTCCTCTTCCCGACAGCCAAGTGTCGATTCATTGTCCAG TACTTCCACCTCTCGCTCTGACCGGTCCGCCCAGGCCAAGCCACCCTCAGCGATGTCCTCTGACTCTGTCACCACCTCTGCAGAGCTCTCCCCAGAGCTCAGG GTCAAACCCAAAACTCTTGCCAAG CAGGCACTGAGAGATTCAGACAAAGAGGAACCACAGTTACTTCCAAATGAAACGGTGCAAGACTTGG CTCAAGATGTCACCTACTTCTGTCCTTTCATTGGAGCTCTGAGGGGAACAGTGACAGTTACTAACTACAGACTCTTCTTCAAGTGCATGGACAGG GAGCCAGCATTTGTGCTGGACCTGCCTCTTGGGGTGGTGAGTCGTGTGGAAAAGATTGGAAGTGCATCAAGCCGCGGTGACGTGTCCTACGGGCTGGTGTGCAAG GATATGCGGAACCTTCGGTTTGCGCACAAACAAATGGAGGACACACTCAGGAAGTCCATTTTCGAAGTGCTGATGAAATTCGCGTTTCCTGTTTCCAACGGGCTG CAAATCTTTGCCTTTGAATATGGGCAAGTCTTTCCTGAAAACGGATGGAAAGTGTACGACGCCCTCTCGGAGTACAAAAGACAG GGTATACCCAATGAAAGCTGGAGGATAACAAAAGTAAATGATCACTACGAGGTTTGTGACACCTACCCATCCACTCTGGCGGTGCCGGTCAACATACCGGACGAAGAGCTGAAGAGAGTGGCTGCCTTCCGAGCGAAGGGAAGGATACCT GTGCTGTCATGGATCCACCCAGAGAGCCAGGCGACGGTGACGCGCTGCAGCCAGCCCATGGTCGGAGTAAACGGGAAGCGCAGCAAAGAGGATGAGAAGTATCTCCAGGCCATCATGGATGCTAATGCTCAGTCCCACAAACTCTTCATTTTCGATGCCAGGCCCAGTGTCAACGCCGCTGCCAACAAG atGAAAGGGGGTGGTTATGAAAGTGAGGATGCGTATCAAAACGCTGAGCTGGTGTTCTTGGATATTCACAACATCCACGTGATGAGAGAGTCCCTCCGCAAGCTGAAGGACGTGGTCTACCCCAACATCGAGGACTCCCACTGGCTCTCCAATCTGGAGTCCACTCACTGGCTTGAGCACATCAAG CTGATCCTGGCGGGAGCACTGCGGATCGCAGACAAGGTGGAGTCCGGGAAAACCTCGGTGGTGGTGCACTGTAGCGACGGTTGGGACCGCACGGGCCAGCTCACCTCCTTGGCCATGCTCATGCTGGACGGCTACTACCGCACCATTCGTGGCTTCGAGGTGCTGCTTGAGAAAGAGTGGCTGAGCTTCGGTCACCGCTTCCAGCTG CGTATCGGCCACGGCGATAAGAACCACACGGACGCCGACCGCTcacctgttttcattcagttcatCGACTGTGTCTGGCAGTTGACTCGGCAG tttcCCGCAGCATTTGAGTTTAACGAATACTTCCTGGTCACCATCCTGGACCACCTGTACAGCTGCCTGTTTGGGACATTCCTGTGCAACAGCGAACAGCAGAGGTTGAAGGAA GAGATTCCCAAGAGGACAGTGTCGCTGTGGTCTTACATAAACAGCCAACTGGAGGAGTTTACCAATCCTTTGTATGTGAACTATTCCAACCACGTGCTATTCCCGGCCGTCAGCTTGCGTCACCTGGAGCTTTGGGTTGGCTATTACATCCGCTGGAACCCTCGCATGAGACCTCAG GAACCTGTTCATCAGCGCTACAAGGAGCTGCTGGCGAAGCGCGCTGAGCTGCAGAAGAGAGTGGACGAGCTACAGCGAGAGGTGACCAACCGCtcggcctcctcttcctccgaaCGGGCGGGCTCTCCAACGCGCTCCATCACGCCGGTGCAGACCTTCGTTTGA
- the mtmr2 gene encoding myotubularin-related protein 2 isoform X2, whose translation MEKSGSVDSLGSKRSSSRQPSVDSLSSTSTSRSDRSAQAKPPSAMSSDSVTTSAELSPELRVKPKTLAKALRDSDKEEPQLLPNETVQDLAQDVTYFCPFIGALRGTVTVTNYRLFFKCMDREPAFVLDLPLGVVSRVEKIGSASSRGDVSYGLVCKDMRNLRFAHKQMEDTLRKSIFEVLMKFAFPVSNGLQIFAFEYGQVFPENGWKVYDALSEYKRQGIPNESWRITKVNDHYEVCDTYPSTLAVPVNIPDEELKRVAAFRAKGRIPVLSWIHPESQATVTRCSQPMVGVNGKRSKEDEKYLQAIMDANAQSHKLFIFDARPSVNAAANKMKGGGYESEDAYQNAELVFLDIHNIHVMRESLRKLKDVVYPNIEDSHWLSNLESTHWLEHIKLILAGALRIADKVESGKTSVVVHCSDGWDRTGQLTSLAMLMLDGYYRTIRGFEVLLEKEWLSFGHRFQLRIGHGDKNHTDADRSPVFIQFIDCVWQLTRQFPAAFEFNEYFLVTILDHLYSCLFGTFLCNSEQQRLKEEIPKRTVSLWSYINSQLEEFTNPLYVNYSNHVLFPAVSLRHLELWVGYYIRWNPRMRPQEPVHQRYKELLAKRAELQKRVDELQREVTNRSASSSSERAGSPTRSITPVQTFV comes from the exons ATGGAGAAGAGCGGGAGCGTCGACAGTCTGGGCTCGAAGCGCTCCTCTTCCCGACAGCCAAGTGTCGATTCATTGTCCAG TACTTCCACCTCTCGCTCTGACCGGTCCGCCCAGGCCAAGCCACCCTCAGCGATGTCCTCTGACTCTGTCACCACCTCTGCAGAGCTCTCCCCAGAGCTCAGG GTCAAACCCAAAACTCTTGCCAAG GCACTGAGAGATTCAGACAAAGAGGAACCACAGTTACTTCCAAATGAAACGGTGCAAGACTTGG CTCAAGATGTCACCTACTTCTGTCCTTTCATTGGAGCTCTGAGGGGAACAGTGACAGTTACTAACTACAGACTCTTCTTCAAGTGCATGGACAGG GAGCCAGCATTTGTGCTGGACCTGCCTCTTGGGGTGGTGAGTCGTGTGGAAAAGATTGGAAGTGCATCAAGCCGCGGTGACGTGTCCTACGGGCTGGTGTGCAAG GATATGCGGAACCTTCGGTTTGCGCACAAACAAATGGAGGACACACTCAGGAAGTCCATTTTCGAAGTGCTGATGAAATTCGCGTTTCCTGTTTCCAACGGGCTG CAAATCTTTGCCTTTGAATATGGGCAAGTCTTTCCTGAAAACGGATGGAAAGTGTACGACGCCCTCTCGGAGTACAAAAGACAG GGTATACCCAATGAAAGCTGGAGGATAACAAAAGTAAATGATCACTACGAGGTTTGTGACACCTACCCATCCACTCTGGCGGTGCCGGTCAACATACCGGACGAAGAGCTGAAGAGAGTGGCTGCCTTCCGAGCGAAGGGAAGGATACCT GTGCTGTCATGGATCCACCCAGAGAGCCAGGCGACGGTGACGCGCTGCAGCCAGCCCATGGTCGGAGTAAACGGGAAGCGCAGCAAAGAGGATGAGAAGTATCTCCAGGCCATCATGGATGCTAATGCTCAGTCCCACAAACTCTTCATTTTCGATGCCAGGCCCAGTGTCAACGCCGCTGCCAACAAG atGAAAGGGGGTGGTTATGAAAGTGAGGATGCGTATCAAAACGCTGAGCTGGTGTTCTTGGATATTCACAACATCCACGTGATGAGAGAGTCCCTCCGCAAGCTGAAGGACGTGGTCTACCCCAACATCGAGGACTCCCACTGGCTCTCCAATCTGGAGTCCACTCACTGGCTTGAGCACATCAAG CTGATCCTGGCGGGAGCACTGCGGATCGCAGACAAGGTGGAGTCCGGGAAAACCTCGGTGGTGGTGCACTGTAGCGACGGTTGGGACCGCACGGGCCAGCTCACCTCCTTGGCCATGCTCATGCTGGACGGCTACTACCGCACCATTCGTGGCTTCGAGGTGCTGCTTGAGAAAGAGTGGCTGAGCTTCGGTCACCGCTTCCAGCTG CGTATCGGCCACGGCGATAAGAACCACACGGACGCCGACCGCTcacctgttttcattcagttcatCGACTGTGTCTGGCAGTTGACTCGGCAG tttcCCGCAGCATTTGAGTTTAACGAATACTTCCTGGTCACCATCCTGGACCACCTGTACAGCTGCCTGTTTGGGACATTCCTGTGCAACAGCGAACAGCAGAGGTTGAAGGAA GAGATTCCCAAGAGGACAGTGTCGCTGTGGTCTTACATAAACAGCCAACTGGAGGAGTTTACCAATCCTTTGTATGTGAACTATTCCAACCACGTGCTATTCCCGGCCGTCAGCTTGCGTCACCTGGAGCTTTGGGTTGGCTATTACATCCGCTGGAACCCTCGCATGAGACCTCAG GAACCTGTTCATCAGCGCTACAAGGAGCTGCTGGCGAAGCGCGCTGAGCTGCAGAAGAGAGTGGACGAGCTACAGCGAGAGGTGACCAACCGCtcggcctcctcttcctccgaaCGGGCGGGCTCTCCAACGCGCTCCATCACGCCGGTGCAGACCTTCGTTTGA
- the fam76b gene encoding protein FAM76B encodes MATSALYACTKCNQRYPFEELSQGQQLCKECRIAHPIVKCTYCRSEFQQESKTNTICKKCAQNVKQFGTPKPCQYCNIIAAFIGTKCQRCTNSEKKYGPPQTCEQCKQQCAFDRKEEGRRKVDGKLLCWLCTLSYRRVLQKTKEQRKGFGSSNSSSLNEKDHHSRPHHHHHHHQHRHSSSHHKLSGSLSPEQEQGLWKQSHKSSSIQKETPKKKPKLEMKPSNGDSSSITQSMDSGGTDNFILISQLKEEVMSLKRLLQQRDQTILEKDRKLTELKADFQYQESNMRVKMNQMEKSHKEAMEQQQAKNRELMKQVAALSKGKKFDRTGSSLLLP; translated from the exons ATGGCAACGTCGGCTCTGTACGCCTGTACGAAGTGTAACCAGCGGTACCCCTTCGAGGAGCTGTCGCAGGGCCAGCAGCTGTGCAAG GAGTGTCGCATCGCACATCCAATAGTGAAGTGCACATACTGCAGATCTGAGTTTCAGCAGGAGAG CAAAACCAACACAATCTGCAAGAAATGTGCCCAGAATGTCAAACAGTTTGGAACA CCCAAACCCTGCCAGTACTGTAACATCATTGCAGCTTTTATCGGGACAAAGTGCCAGCGCTGTACTAACTCAGAGAAGAAATATGGACCTCCACAGACCTGTGAGCAGTGCAAACAGCAATGCGCCTTTGACCGCaaggaggagggcaggagaAAG GTGGACGGGAAGCTGCTGTGCTGGCTCTGTACCCTGTCCTACCGCCGTGTCCTGCAGAAGACCAAGGAGCAGAGGAAGGGCTTCGGCTCCTCCAACTCTTCATCCCTGAACGAGAAAGACCACCACTCCAGAcctcaccatcatcaccaccatcaccaacacagacacagcagttcTCATCACAA ACTAAGTGGGAGCTTGAGTCCCGAGCAGGAGCAGGGACTGTGGAAGCAGAG CCATAAATCGTCTTCAATCCAGAAGGAGACTCCAAAGAAGAAACCAAAACTGGAGATGAAGCCATCCAACGGGGACAG TAGTTCCATCACCCAGTCGATGGATTCTGGAGGAACAGACAACTTCATTCTCatcagccagctgaaagaggaagtgatgtcactcaagagacttctgcagcagagggaTCAAACCATTCTAGAGAAGGACCGAAAG CTCACAGAGCTGAAAGCAGACTTTCAGTACCAGGAGTCCAATATGAGGGTGAAGATGAACCAAATGGAGAAATCGCACAAAGAGGCTATGGAGCAACAGCAG GCCAAGAACCGGGAGCTGATGAAACAGGTGGCTGCCCTCTCTAAAGGAAAAAAGTTTGACCGGACAGGAAGTTCACTGCTGCTGCCCTAA